Proteins from a genomic interval of Pseudomonas paeninsulae:
- a CDS encoding IS3 family transposase (programmed frameshift), with product MSSYSPERKAALIRKLLPPQNMSVAELSRQEGISQATLYAWRTKLKAGGAVVPGDKKNADDWPAEAKFAAVLHAATLSEIELSEYCRSKGLYPEQLNAWRQACISGQLSAQAQRQADREQARADKKRIAELERELRRKDKALAETAAILVLRKKNECLLGKRQRGRLTSLPERQQLVERFNHAVASGARKAIACAEIGLSLRSLQRWALTPVIQADVRTTTLRPRPSNALSAEERRTILDACNSPPFASLPPSQIVPRLADQGRYLASEATFYRVLKAADQLHQRGRSHAPHKHAAPTTHSARKSNQVWSWDITYLQSPVRGQYYYLYLIEDIYSRKAVGWEVYEQESGERAAELMQRTVLGERCAGQPLVLHSDNGAPMKSVTLLSKLYDLGITPSRGRPRVSNDNPYSESLFRTLKYCPQWPQDGFADLDAARSWVRDFIRWYNHEHRHSRIRFVTPAQRHRGEDQEVLAKRHALYQQARHKHPHRWSGATRNWQPIGAVTLNPEREQPALKIAA from the exons ATGTCGAGCTATTCACCTGAGCGTAAAGCTGCCCTTATCCGTAAATTACTGCCGCCGCAAAACATGTCCGTGGCCGAGTTGTCGCGTCAAGAAGGTATCTCCCAAGCCACCCTGTATGCTTGGCGCACGAAGCTCAAAGCGGGAGGCGCGGTAGTGCCCGGAGACAAGAAAAACGCCGATGACTGGCCGGCTGAAGCCAAGTTCGCAGCGGTATTGCACGCGGCCACCCTGAGCGAGATCGAGCTCAGCGAATACTGTCGTAGCAAGGGCTTGTACCCTGAACAACTCAACGCGTGGCGCCAAGCCTGCATCAGTGGCCAGCTGTCTGCCCAGGCACAGCGTCAGGCTGATCGAGAGCAGGCGCGCGCCGACAAGAAACGCATCGCCGAGTTGGAGCGTGAACTGCGACGCAAGGACAAGGCGTTGGCGGAAACCGCCGCCATCCTGGTGCTGCGAAAAAAGA ATGAATGCCTTCTGGGGAAACGACAGCGAGGACGTTTGACCTCTCTGCCAGAACGGCAACAACTCGTTGAACGCTTTAACCATGCCGTTGCTTCTGGTGCACGCAAGGCAATTGCCTGTGCAGAGATCGGGCTGTCGCTGCGCAGCCTGCAACGCTGGGCGCTGACACCTGTCATACAGGCCGATGTGCGTACGACCACACTACGTCCGCGACCGAGCAATGCCCTGAGTGCTGAGGAGCGCCGCACCATCCTGGATGCCTGCAACAGCCCGCCATTCGCCAGCTTGCCGCCGAGTCAGATCGTGCCAAGGCTGGCCGATCAAGGTCGCTACCTAGCCTCAGAAGCCACCTTTTACCGCGTGCTGAAAGCCGCTGATCAGCTGCACCAACGTGGCCGCAGCCATGCGCCGCACAAGCACGCCGCGCCGACCACGCACAGTGCGAGGAAGAGCAATCAGGTCTGGTCATGGGACATTACCTACCTGCAATCGCCGGTGCGCGGGCAGTATTACTACCTGTACTTGATCGAGGATATCTACAGCCGCAAGGCCGTGGGCTGGGAGGTTTACGAGCAAGAAAGCGGCGAGCGTGCGGCCGAACTGATGCAGCGTACCGTGCTCGGCGAGCGCTGCGCGGGCCAACCCTTGGTGCTGCACTCGGACAACGGCGCGCCGATGAAATCGGTGACGCTGCTGAGTAAGTTGTACGACCTGGGCATCACCCCATCGCGCGGACGACCGCGGGTGAGCAACGACAATCCCTACTCAGAGTCGCTGTTTAGAACCCTGAAATACTGCCCGCAATGGCCGCAGGATGGCTTTGCCGATTTGGACGCAGCACGCAGCTGGGTGCGCGATTTTATCCGCTGGTACAACCATGAGCACCGCCACAGCCGCATCCGCTTCGTGACCCCGGCACAGCGCCATCGTGGAGAGGATCAAGAAGTGCTAGCCAAGCGTCATGCGCTGTACCAGCAAGCCCGTCATAAACACCCGCATCGCTGGTCAGGTGCAACGCGAAATTGGCAACCTATCGGCGCCGTCACACTCAACCCGGAAAGGGAGCAGCCGGCACTGAAAATAGCAGCTTAA
- the istA gene encoding IS21 family transposase, producing the protein MRKIREVLRLKFEVGLSARQIAVSLQVGRATVGDYLNRFAASGLTWPSALTDAELQRSLFPPLPAVPSEQRPMPDWAWAHAELRRPGVTLALLWQEYRLSHPQGFQYSWFCEHYRLWAAKVDVVMRQEHRAGEKLFVDYAGQTVPVIDRQTGEIRQTQIFVAVLGASSYTFAEATWSQKLPDWLGSHARCFAFLGGTSEILVPDNLRSGVTKAHRYEPDINPSYRDLAEHYGVAVLPARSRKPRDKAKVEVGVQVVERWILAALRNRQFFSLGELNTAIGVLLERLNQRPFKKLPGSRRSAFEAIDRPALQPLPEHPYVYAEWKKVRVHIDYHVEVDGHYYSVPYQLVKHQLEVRLTAQTVECFHANQRVASHLRSPHKGRHTTQTEHMPKSHREHAEWTPQRLIHWAEQTGPNTAGVIAYILERRIHPQHGFRACLGILRLGKHHGEERLEAACQRALALGACSYKSLESILRQGLERLPLGQQNLPLLPDEHSNLRGPGYYH; encoded by the coding sequence ATGCGTAAGATTCGAGAAGTACTGCGTCTCAAGTTTGAGGTTGGTCTATCTGCCCGCCAGATCGCTGTCAGCCTGCAAGTGGGGCGAGCCACCGTCGGTGACTACCTCAATCGTTTTGCTGCCAGCGGCCTGACTTGGCCCTCTGCTCTGACCGACGCCGAGTTGCAACGGAGTCTTTTTCCACCACTGCCCGCCGTCCCCAGTGAGCAGCGTCCTATGCCCGACTGGGCTTGGGCCCACGCCGAACTACGGCGCCCCGGCGTAACCCTGGCCCTGCTCTGGCAGGAGTATCGCCTCAGCCACCCGCAAGGCTTCCAGTACAGCTGGTTCTGCGAGCACTACCGCCTCTGGGCCGCCAAGGTCGATGTGGTCATGCGCCAGGAACATCGCGCAGGCGAAAAGCTGTTCGTCGACTACGCCGGCCAAACCGTGCCGGTCATCGACCGGCAGACTGGGGAAATCCGTCAGACCCAGATATTCGTCGCCGTCCTGGGCGCCTCCAGCTACACCTTTGCCGAGGCCACCTGGTCGCAGAAACTGCCCGACTGGCTGGGCTCGCACGCGCGCTGCTTCGCTTTTCTCGGTGGGACGTCGGAGATCCTGGTGCCGGACAATCTGCGCAGCGGCGTCACCAAGGCGCATCGCTACGAGCCGGACATCAACCCCAGTTACCGCGACTTGGCCGAGCACTACGGGGTCGCTGTATTGCCCGCTCGCTCGCGTAAGCCGAGGGATAAAGCCAAGGTCGAAGTCGGTGTGCAGGTGGTCGAGCGCTGGATCCTCGCCGCGCTGCGCAACCGCCAGTTCTTCTCGCTGGGCGAACTCAATACGGCGATCGGCGTGCTGCTCGAACGCCTCAACCAAAGGCCCTTCAAGAAGCTGCCCGGCTCACGCCGCTCAGCCTTCGAGGCCATTGACCGCCCCGCACTGCAACCGCTGCCGGAACATCCGTACGTCTACGCCGAATGGAAAAAGGTACGGGTGCACATCGACTACCACGTCGAAGTCGACGGGCATTACTACTCCGTACCGTATCAGTTGGTGAAGCACCAGCTTGAAGTGCGGTTGACCGCGCAGACCGTTGAATGCTTCCACGCCAACCAGCGTGTGGCCAGCCATCTGCGCTCGCCACATAAAGGCCGCCACACCACCCAAACCGAACACATGCCCAAGAGCCACCGCGAACACGCCGAATGGACGCCGCAAAGGCTGATCCACTGGGCAGAGCAGACCGGGCCGAACACTGCCGGCGTCATCGCCTACATCCTCGAACGCCGGATCCATCCGCAGCACGGCTTCCGCGCCTGCCTGGGCATCCTGCGGCTGGGCAAACACCACGGCGAAGAGCGGCTGGAAGCCGCTTGTCAGCGAGCGCTGGCGCTGGGCGCATGCAGTTACAAAAGCCTCGAATCGATCCTGCGCCAAGGCCTGGAGCGGCTACCGCTGGGCCAGCAGAACCTGCCGCTGTTGCCCGACGAACACAGCAACCTGCGTGGCCCCGGCTACTACCACTGA
- a CDS encoding YagK/YfjJ domain-containing protein codes for MVFSIHFILIVGGIGMCLDESYDGVTSDVEEGQFLEVTVEDGLLGQLKLIEPLAVEIIGSDEQLFAAVKRTDGKLAFKASSTGKRLLKVLSNGQSEFTYCFPVHELNPYVDLLFSCAGRVASPLLFSNATRVHSSEVLKTVEILSGLVADIRRAALGHDFKSLVRNFSKAASKRAKSLDAYIDALFERHSRLVVIRLDLSYESGLFRQKESLQESLLQVKHDWAKMQRDLHKGVPIKGLLGFACKLEYGHRKGFHFHLLAFYDGAIYRKDVVLAKLLGEHWQNVVTKGKGHYFNCNNQQWKYRHRGIGVVGHLDTDLIRNLKDRVASYLTKVDYWVRLSPGRGRSFFRGNMPKLKSVKRGRPRGLGTVQAAPHLAI; via the coding sequence GTGGTTTTCAGTATTCATTTTATTTTAATTGTTGGTGGTATAGGTATGTGCCTAGACGAAAGTTATGATGGAGTGACTAGTGATGTGGAAGAAGGCCAGTTCCTTGAGGTCACGGTCGAGGATGGCTTGCTAGGTCAACTAAAATTAATTGAACCGCTTGCGGTTGAAATAATTGGCAGTGATGAGCAGTTGTTCGCTGCGGTTAAGCGAACTGACGGTAAGCTCGCGTTTAAGGCGTCGTCAACTGGAAAGCGTCTGCTCAAGGTTTTAAGTAATGGACAAAGTGAGTTCACGTACTGTTTCCCTGTTCATGAACTGAATCCATATGTGGATCTGCTTTTCAGTTGTGCTGGAAGGGTCGCTAGCCCTTTGTTGTTCTCAAATGCAACTAGGGTTCACTCAAGCGAGGTTCTGAAGACCGTGGAGATTTTGAGCGGACTTGTTGCGGATATAAGACGGGCGGCCTTGGGGCATGACTTTAAGAGCCTTGTAAGGAACTTTTCTAAGGCGGCCAGCAAGCGAGCCAAGAGTCTAGACGCTTATATCGATGCCTTGTTTGAAAGGCACTCTAGGCTGGTGGTAATTCGTTTGGATCTGTCATACGAGTCAGGCTTGTTTCGTCAGAAGGAAAGTCTGCAGGAGTCCTTGCTACAGGTTAAGCATGACTGGGCCAAGATGCAGCGTGATTTGCACAAAGGTGTCCCTATCAAGGGGTTGCTAGGCTTTGCTTGTAAATTGGAGTACGGCCATCGGAAGGGCTTCCATTTCCACCTTTTGGCTTTTTATGATGGGGCGATTTATCGCAAGGATGTTGTCTTGGCTAAACTGCTAGGTGAGCACTGGCAGAACGTCGTAACAAAGGGGAAAGGGCACTATTTCAATTGTAATAATCAGCAATGGAAGTACCGGCACCGAGGCATAGGGGTCGTGGGTCACCTTGACACTGATCTCATCCGAAACTTAAAAGATAGAGTGGCGTCCTACCTGACCAAGGTGGACTATTGGGTGCGTCTCTCCCCTGGAAGGGGTAGATCATTTTTCAGGGGAAATATGCCTAAGCTGAAGTCAGTGAAAAGAGGGCGCCCCAGGGGTCTGGGGACTGTTCAGGCAGCTCCTCACTTGGCCATCTAG
- a CDS encoding tyrosine-type recombinase/integrase, producing MAKITDRQMTAKPGISDKWLSEVAIWGHGSLVARITPSGERLFYFRYSKSSGERVTYPIGTYSRDGHEGTMTLAEAGQRAKELAGLHKTGIKDLREHFEDEETARIAARNAELARLINEKAAIDAEQARQAARKTVADLFEHWAKVDLINRKDKGAEARRMFEKDVLPFLGDLAVADVKKGHITEVTDTLLARGVNRMAKMVFSLMRQMFRFAVDRDLIEHDPSASIRKAKIGGKDTERDRVLSDDEIKLLAKKAPDAGLLVTTEAAIWIALSTCCRIGELLSARWEHVDLEQNTWLIPAENSKNGKPHSIILSDFAISHFKRVKQSNSLSPWCYPNTYITDHVCPKTVTKQLGDRQRLPEQGSMSRRSAKAQALLLPGGKWTPHDLRRTGATIMTALGVLPEVAERCLNHTEENKVKRIYQRHSYAKEMAEAWEVLGKHLSNLI from the coding sequence ATGGCGAAGATCACTGACAGGCAAATGACTGCCAAGCCAGGCATCAGCGACAAATGGCTCAGCGAGGTAGCCATTTGGGGGCACGGCAGCCTGGTCGCACGCATCACCCCCAGTGGCGAACGCCTGTTCTACTTCCGTTACTCTAAAAGCAGCGGCGAACGGGTTACCTACCCTATCGGCACCTACAGTCGCGATGGCCATGAAGGCACCATGACCTTGGCGGAAGCTGGGCAACGGGCCAAAGAACTAGCCGGGTTACACAAAACCGGCATCAAGGATCTTCGGGAACACTTTGAAGACGAGGAAACCGCTCGTATTGCAGCTCGGAATGCCGAGTTGGCAAGGTTGATCAATGAGAAAGCTGCCATTGATGCAGAGCAAGCTCGACAGGCTGCACGCAAGACTGTTGCCGACCTATTCGAGCACTGGGCTAAGGTTGACCTTATCAACCGCAAGGACAAGGGCGCAGAGGCTCGTCGGATGTTTGAAAAGGACGTTCTGCCCTTCTTGGGCGACTTGGCTGTCGCTGATGTGAAAAAGGGCCACATTACCGAGGTGACAGATACCCTCCTCGCTCGCGGTGTAAACCGTATGGCCAAGATGGTTTTTTCGCTTATGCGTCAAATGTTCCGCTTTGCTGTAGACCGTGACCTGATCGAACACGATCCCAGTGCCAGTATCCGCAAAGCCAAGATAGGTGGTAAAGACACTGAGCGCGACCGAGTACTGAGTGATGACGAAATCAAGCTGCTTGCTAAGAAAGCCCCTGATGCAGGGCTGCTAGTCACCACCGAAGCTGCAATCTGGATTGCCCTATCGACCTGCTGTCGAATTGGTGAGCTCCTGAGCGCCCGATGGGAGCATGTAGATCTGGAGCAAAACACTTGGCTGATTCCGGCCGAGAATAGCAAAAACGGCAAGCCACACAGCATTATCCTTTCAGATTTTGCCATTAGCCACTTCAAGCGCGTAAAGCAAAGTAATAGCCTGTCACCTTGGTGCTACCCGAACACCTACATAACTGACCATGTATGCCCTAAAACAGTAACTAAGCAGCTAGGTGATCGCCAGCGCCTTCCAGAACAAGGCTCCATGAGCCGACGTAGCGCCAAAGCCCAAGCACTCTTGCTTCCAGGCGGCAAGTGGACGCCTCATGATCTGCGGCGTACAGGCGCGACGATTATGACTGCACTTGGCGTGCTTCCTGAAGTGGCTGAACGCTGCCTCAACCACACAGAGGAAAACAAGGTAAAACGCATTTATCAGCGTCACAGCTATGCCAAAGAAATGGCGGAGGCTTGGGAAGTTCTCGGTAAGCATTTATCCAATCTGATATAA